In Patagioenas fasciata isolate bPatFas1 chromosome 11, bPatFas1.hap1, whole genome shotgun sequence, the genomic stretch ACAAGTATGTGTTTtgtgagtgtaagaagtgatagcccaggccaatGAGAATGGTGTTGGGTCGGGAAACCGCCCccatgtgtgaatgtccttgggcatGGCCTGTGAATGAGtgagaacataactgaaacaaacgtaacatgagtgtggtgtgtttcttaataacagttattaaaaaaacattttatgtAATACTCCTGTCCAGGTCCGTATCTGCAAATCCTATAAACCGCCCATGGCTGGAAGCTGCTTTGCCTGCCCTGGAGCAAGCCTGAGAACCGCAGGCTGGGGTTAGTTACCCTGATCTCCTGGTTCAGTTTGGAGACGGTGCGTTCTGTAGACTCCTTCAGCTTCAAGAGCTTCGATTGATCATTCAGCTTTTTCTTCAGCTCACTCATTTGCGCTTCCAGCTCCTGAAGTCTTTTCCGACGCCGTTCACTCAGTCTGTAAAGAAACCAAACACCCACCTAGTTACCATTATTCTCAAACAAGTGCTCTCCAACTTTAGAGACACCTTATGGAAAATGAAGCAGTTGTGTATTCTCATCTTTCCCTCTGATTAAAGCCATCATGCAATTCATACAACTCACAAGGCATGTTAAAGGGATGCATTTGCATCAAAATAAGAGCTTTTACAAACAGCTGAAGTACGTGCAAGACAATGAATCTTTGCAGGTCCATTAACACAGTTTCTGGTGCTATCAGCACCTCTTTGCACACTCTTACTTGGCTTGGTTGATGTCCTTCTTTGCCATGTGCAGAGCAGAGAGCagctcctccttttctttttgcaagtTGCTGACCTCCAACTCCAGGTCCTTGATATTAGTCTAGAAAGGACAAGAGTGGTAAGCCTCCAAATAAAGACCCTGAAATTCCATCCCAAGGCAAAGCTTTAAGACAGGAGGCCTTGAGACACGACATTTCTTCCCAAGAAGCTGTAAACCAccctgtttagaagcagagtatcAAAAGGGCTAGTTCTCCATACACTGAAATCTTAGTCAGAACCTTTCCCTCCTCAGCAAGGAGTGGCTGCGTTAATCagggaaaataaaccaaacaggTCCTTATCAGAACTATTGCAGAAGAGTTTACCTGGTATTGGGACTGAATGGGCTCCAGATGGTTATCGTTCTGTGCCATTTTTTTGGCAAGCGCCTCTTTCAGAGTCAGAGCTTTATTCAGTTCAAGCAGCTCTTTGGACATCTGTGCTTGACGGAGAGCGTGTTGAGTGGTGAAGTCATCCGAGGTTCTCGTGGTGTCCTGGTCCATTTCTGCATCCTGGAGGAGACAGCGTTGAGCACGAGAGGCTGCTCAAAGTCTCTTGCACTCCATGAGCAGCTTTTGCAGAACACTTCAAATACGTTTTTTATAGTAAAAGTTAAATATTCAGAAATGAGAACAGGTTGTTGATCCTGAACACGTTGAACAAATAAGGGcgtaaaaaggcagcacacagaaaAGGGACACATGCTATTTACCAAAGATTTGGATTATAAAACTAGCAAAGGATGCAGAGAAAAGAGGGATGGAGGGATAAAAACATGCTCTGCACAGCCGGACTCCCCTGACTTACAGCTGCAGCATCCTGTTGAGGGTTTCCCATCTCTGCAGCAGCTTCCACTGTAGCAGCAGTTTCGCTCTATATAGGACAAAGAGAATAAAATTTTGGCAGAAAGTGGAAAACGAAGTAGCTGGACAAGGCTTTCTTTCTAGTTGTCCCTGAACTCCAGCACTGGCAGCCACCTCCTCACAACAGTGAGGAGTCTGGGAACAGGGGAAACGTCTAACAAGCAAGAACAGAGAAGTTCCTCAATTAGACAAAGATTTGGCACCTTCTATGGAACAATTTCATGTCTCTGCAATTTCAGTCGCTCATTAAAACTATTTATAACTTATATAtataagttatatatatatataactatatgTAATTTATAACTCGCATTCCAGCTTTTGGACTGTAAATCCATGCTCATCTCCCACTATCAGATTATTTTATGGAgactcctccttttcctccaccATGTGCAGCCACTCAAGCACAAGTGGCCTTTCTGCAGCATTAAAAGCCCAGCAGGGCAGCTGGTTTTGAAGTCATGGAATGCGTGTAATTCCTGGGCTCCTTAAGCAAAGCTTCTGCAAAGCTTCAGCAGATTGGCAGAAGAACCCTGGTTTTCCACAGTAAACTCGCCTGGCACACAGTCTTCTCTCTCTGGATTCGCTCTTACCTGCCACTGAGCCAACACTTGCAGCAGATTGCGAATCACCTCAACATTCTCTTTTAGTTCCTCATCTTCCACAGTCTCCACCAGCTTCTGCAGGTCAAGCTTGCACCTGCAATGCAGACACGGGGATGAGTCTGAGTGTTAGATGGCACATTTGTGTCACACGTGCCAATAAGGAACAACTTTCCCCGCTGCACATACAAACGAGCTCTGGATGAACAAACAAATTGACTGTATCCAGTTTATTCCGACAAAAACATTTAATGCTGAAAGACTTTTCCTCAGCATGAGCGGGGTGTGGAAAGAGACTTACACAGCATGTTTCTGAAGTTGTTCTAGCTTGGCATTCATCTTCTCATTTTCTTGTTCTGTCTAAGAGAAGTCAGAAATACACTGAATTGTAGGAAAAGCAACACAAGGAGTCACAAAACAGCTAGCTTACTTGTAGTGGAAGATATGTTGTCACTCCGGAAAATCAGTGTACTGAAAAGAACTCGCATGATCATCGCCAGCAGGCAGTTTAGACTAAACACTCTTTTTCACAGCAATGAATCAAAACAACATAGAGTGgggtgagaaagagagaagagagcgAGCACTTGTGCAAGTGTTGGTATTGAAAATGCTAAAGCTACAGAAGAGCTGCAAGATTCAGGCCTACTTTTCCCCATTGGAATCACCAGATCTACAGGCTCCAAGAGGCTCTGGAGGACTTTTGGTTCTGACTAATAGCTAGAGATTTGAAATAAATGTGAAAGGAACATTAAAGATAAAGATTCCTAACACACCATTAGTACAGGAACTCCTATGGATTGATCTTCAGCTAAAAGGGGGAAGCCATGCAACTGAAAGCTCTTCCTGAGTACCTGAACCTTACCAGAATGATCCTCTCCAGCATCTGTGCTGTCTGTCCAGCAGCCTCGCTCAGCCCTTGGCTCAGCTTTTGATTCTCTTCCATTAGCGACTGGTTCTTCTCCATCAGGGACTGGAGGTTCTCTGAAGGTGCCATACTACTGAAATATTAAGAACCAGTTTGCTTGCAAACGTTACTTCACTAGAGGTTTGTAACAGCACTGAAATTACCTTCATGTTTCCCAAATAACTTAAAATAGATATAGGTTGTAGCAGATGAACAGAACTAACTGGAGGAAGCCTACTCTGAATTCAAAAACTTAAGCAATGTAGCGTAGCAAAAGCAGACATTTGCAAGAGAAGACCCTTTTTTGAAACAATAATGCTGCTTAAGCAGTGGCAAGTCTGTAAACTGCATGTACTCAGGTTTTGAAACATCCTCAGAAGACAAAACCTACAGAATCCAACTCTTCTCTGCATTTTGTGCTTTTAAGAACAATGGAGATGGAGGTGCCCTATATTTAGAGGTGGGGGAGAAGAAAAATAGAGGGGTGGATGGGTCTGAGAAACAGTTAGGAGACATTGCCTAGTTCCTCTCATGTTTCCTATAACAGATTTTTGCATGGAATTTCAGTAAGCATGACAAAAAgaggaacaaagagaaaaaatgtctAGATGTTATTAGAAAGCAACCAGTTTGTTCTACCCTCActctccagcactgtctggagcaAAGGAGATCTAGAGCCTGTGCTGGTGTGTGACAGCCACCAGACCATTGAGAACTAATCTACAAATCTTACTTGATGGACACAGGGAGGGTCCCTCCATGGGCCTGCAGCAGTAACACCTGGAGCTGTTGAACCTAGAAAGACAAACAATTGCTACTTGTAAATGTCTCCCACTTACTAACTGGAACACTATTAAAATCCTTAATATGAGTCACCTGCTCCACAACTGTTCTTTTAGCATTACCTGGGGAAAGGAACCATGTTACTACAGTATTTCATGTAATTCactcctaaaaaaaacccaagagctcCCTGAGGAATGCTCAGATCAGAGGCTGTGAAGCCAGCACAGACAGCTGAAGGGAGCCGAAGGGCAGGTCTCTCGCTTTGCTGACCCAATGCTCTGCTATTACCTCTCACATGAGAGAAACTCATTGCTTGCTGTCCTAAGCTACTTAACCAGAGGACAGACCTGCTCCTCTCCCCCAAAGAAAGCACACAGTACCTGCTGCTTCAGATGATGCAGCTCAGCCGCCTGCGGATCAAGGTTGACAActggtttattttttatctttcttgCTCTGTCAGCATAACGTAAGGTATTCAGGGTTTCTTCTAGATTGGAATCTGCTGGGCTCACACAGGCAATCATGAGAGTGTGGCTGTTACCACCCAGAGAATCTGAGAAGGAAAACAAGGCACAGCGCTTTGAGAGAGCAAGAACGACCAGAAAAATATCATCATTAAGGTATCTAAAACAACGTTGAGTGCATATCCACACTACAGGTAGAAAACATCTCACTGTAGATACAGAAAGCGGATGACAATGAACACACAAGTACACCTAGAAAACAGTGACCTGTGGTTGTGTGGCATTGTCACCTACTTTGTCCTCTGCCCCAGTCTGTATTTAAGAGCTTTTTTTTGAAAGCCAAAGTTCCAAAGTTACGTCTCAGCTCTAAGCACCGATGATTTCACTTCAGAATCCCCAGTAATCTTGTTGTCCTGTTGAGTAATGTCTGCAATTACTGTAATTTCTGTGCACAGTTTCTGGCATAGTTCTTTCCgattttcccctcccttctcccacACTATAACAACTCAAGACCTCCGTGAATATCCAGACATCCAAATTCACAGTCTTCAAATTTAAAGAATTATTGGCTAAGAACCTGTTTGTTCAGACCATCAAGCTGCATGGAATTTTAGCCTTTGGTTGTACACCAACACATATTGGCTACATAAAACTTTTGATAAGGAAAGGAAAGGGCTCCACATCCAGCTCtgcataagacagtttcttttcaTCAAATACTTTCAGATACGGAAAATACTGAAGATCCCCACTTTTTGTACTGAGTTATTTTACTACCAAAAAATCTCAGTAAATGCCATTACTATAGCTATACCCACACTAAAGGCTAATGTAAAGAAAACGTATGCAAGGACTATCACAACTATTGAAAATTAAGTATCACAAAGACTAGATATTCAgactaagaaaataaaacagaaatatgaCGTGCACAGTGAAGGCACAGACAGTCTGAGCTTCATTCTGGTTGTGACAACCTCCAGCAAGCAGCTATAATCAGGGTATAAATAACAGACCCCTGCTTCCAGACTTCTCATATTCCTTCTCCCTCCCTTGAAAAATGCACTGAATTTGTCTAATTTCCTCCCATCACCTAGGAACTGCAAAAGAGCAGGACCCATCAGTGAGCCTCAGTGCATATGTAAcctaaaaataaagaggaaaggaaaggtctcactgCAGTGAGAAGAGGAACTAAACCAGTAGAAGTAATCCCTTCCTCAACACTTTGAACTGCAGTTGTATGGCTGTTGGTTTTTTTGCTGCTTTGTTAACTAAAGCACATCTGAAGATTTAGGCTTGATCACGGCCTCTCTCTTACCTTGCAGCAGTCTCGTTAGCTTTGAGTCTCTGTAGGGGACAAAGCCTCCCTTTTTGTTTTCATCACCAAGAGCGCTAATTACGTTCCCCAGGCAGAGAAGCCCTCTGTTTATGTTGATGCCTGCATGCAAACAGATGACAGTGAGCAGGAACTGCTCATTTTATCTCCTTTCTACAAAAAGTTGAGGTTAAAGAAAGCGCATTATAAAGGTTAAAGAACTGCTGTGTTTTTCCTGACAAGGACTCAATTTATTAACTCAAAAATGGTAAGAAACCCAAGCTATGCCAGCCCTTTTCCTACAGACCTTCTTTTAGTCGGTCTCCCTCAGCCTTGGTCTTCTTTTGTCTCTCAGAGCCAGCAAGATCAACCAAGTGTAACTTACAGCGAAAACTGGTGTTCCTGTGGCAGAAATAGTTTATTTTACTCTCTCGAGTAAACATGCAGTTAGGGAAGGAGCGGTCCAGTGGTTACCTGGCTGAAAGATATATTTCTTACCAGAGACAGTCAAAGAAATTAACTGCCTCAAGAGCAGGAGTTGATCCAAGACCAGGAGAGAATGACAGGACTATGAAATTTTGAGTAAGTCTGATTCCCAACAGCTGCGTGATCACACTTACTTGTCACTTTTCTTTTCCTGATTGATGCAAATGGTGAAGATGGCATGGGAGCGAGAGGACTGAGAGTTCATCGCCGTGGCAGCCACTGTTCTGGAGTTGTTCCCTTGCTCTAGGCAGGACACAGTATCTTGGACAGAGGTGACATTTCTTTCTGTTAGCCCTACAATCTGCAGCCAGGAAGAAAGCAGCATTTATCTTCTCCTTCCCCAGTGAGCAGCACAAGATTACACCGAACAAAACTGTTAACAGATCACAGGTACAGGTGTCCCACACACCCACGCCAGGCGTATCACAACAGACAACCCACCCCTGCAAACTGGAACTGTGTGAAAGCAGCACAACTGATGGATGGAAGTTGAACTACAAAAACAGGTAGAAAAAGCAAGAAGCAGCACGATGATTTCCTGTACTACAGTATAAACACACATCTGTACAAAACCGCCAAGAACAGAACTTGAGCACTCCAATAGTTTCCCCTCAGATCCCTTGGTTGCACACTACATCTGCCAAAAGAGAAGAGTTGCAACAGAGTTTGAAATCTGGTGAGGACCTAAAGTACAACATTCTGATATTCACCTAACTCAGCCTTCAAAAACAGTCAGAATAGGACTTGCAAGTGGCTTTGTCATGAATGTCTGACCCTATTGGGGTTGCCTCTTGAACAAAGTTAAGGATCACCAATAATTTCAGGACCATCAGTAGCTTGATTTATATAAAGCAGTGTGCAAGAAGGGAAACACtcgtgtgacaaccttgaagtgcTCCCCCGATCCCAGTtcaaacaaagaatgatgttatgccttaaacactGAGTTTTTGACACTTTGGGCAGATAAAAGCTTGGCTGATAACAGGGAACTGGCCTGTGCCATgttctccggcagtgggtcatggcatcccaggctAAGCCAGACCTAGACTGCTCCCCATTGTTGAGTCTAccaaaagattataaggcttgcccaaCTCCTGAGGATCTTAGGTGGGCATCGGGACATCAGTCGTCCCCAGAGATCGTAACTGAGCGAATAtgggacttggcaaaagaaaacaggtttaagATCTTTGCTGTTTCGGGAGCTGCACTGATAGCTGCCCAGGGACTAAATCATTGCAGATAGGGTTGGCAGCAGAGTGTTCTAAGCAGCAACAGAGGGAGAATAAGCAGAGGGAGAATTAGCTGATAACAAATGAATCACAGCTCCCacttgccaagtcactaatcactgcaATATGTATTCCACCAAgagcttttagtaaattcataattgaattggacctctggagtgattgtctgtcactCACTTTGCCTTAACacacagaaatacccagagttaactcacacctgatctcacctgGTCAGAGCAGGTGCACATCACATTCAGAGTTAGCTCATCCCACTTGATGGGACAGGACAACTCGTTTCACCAAAACACTTCTCCCACTCCCTCCTGTCTCCACATCTAACAGGGCAACTGACCTTTATGCCCTCTTTAGGATCTTCCCGTATACTGATTTGACAAGATCGTTCTCTTGATGGGCACAGCAGGTCCAGAATATCCTCATTGTAgatctgaaagcatcagagcagcaGCCCAGAGTCAGCAGCCTCGCAAGAGGAAGACGTACAGTTACGCTGAAGTCATGGCTATTTTTGCAGGACGTTCTATTCATTTTACATTTAGAGAAAGATCCCTAGGGCTCATAATCTAGTTCCTGACATGATCTTGTGTAGTCTCACATTTTGATTTGATAAATGTGTCTTAATTGAAGGAGGTGACCTCATCAGAACTCACTTTATCTGCAATTCTTAACTTTACAAGAGTTTGAAAATCAGAACAACTTTTACCTCTAGATAAGAAACTTTGAGGTCGAATTCCCAATCCTGCCTTTGTTCCTTCTCCTTAAACAGCAGTTCGATTACCCGAGGGATGATCCCCACGCTAGGTTCATCCTCTTGACTGGCCGTGTATGTACCTCCCATGGAATACGTTTTCCCAGATCCTGTCTGCCCATAGGCCAAGACAGTCGCATTATACCCTGGGGGAACAAAGGACACCAGAGGAGACGGTCACGTGGGAACCAGGAGCAGCTTTGACAAACAAAGCTGCATTCTACTAACACGATCCTTCCAAAAAAGTTTGCAAcatcaagggaaaaaaacccattaaAAGCTCCTTAAAGCACTGATATAATTATTGCAGCTTTTCTTTAAGGCTGTGCTGTTGCTTTACTAGAGCCAGTGACAGAAACACTCTAATTCTCTGTCATCACAGCTCCACTGCAGCATTGGTAACAGCTCCTGGCGTAGAATGCTTATCAATTCATTATATCATTCTTGATGAAATTCCCTTGCCTTACATAAATTGCTTCAGGAACCAAAATGACCCAGTGAACACACACAAGTCATCTTGACTTCTTACTAGAGTCAGTGTCTAGATAGCACAACACTATTTCCCAAGAATACCAAAGAAAAACTAAGTTAGAACGGAGAATTAAACAGCACCTTCTTCCACACAGCTGAGCCCACCAAAATCCCCAGTATTTTAAAACAGAGTTGAACCCTGATTACCACAAACCTTTAAAGATGCCCCGTACGAGAGGGGCAACAGCCGTGTTGAAAACTTCCTCTTGTTCAACTGATGGGTCGAACACATAATCATATGTGAAGGACTTATCATTACCTACAACCACCTGCGGAGAAGAAGAGAACAGACAGCGCTGGCTGAGccaccccagcaccccggggCGGGGAGAGGGTACAAGGACCGACCTCCAGGCACAAGGCctggctcacctgcggctccccCGGCACAAAGGACAGGCACAGCTGGCACCCTTCGCTGGTCTCCTTGGGCACCAGTGGCCGGCAGCGCAGGGCAACCCGCACCGGGATCCACTTCTCATCTTCCCTCACCATCTTCAGCCACCCTGCAGAGAACGGAACCGCCTGAGGCCTCGCAGGGGTAGCGCCCAGGGATGCCGGGAGGTACCGCCCCGGCGGGGCCCAGCGCTGCGACCCCCGGGCCTGCACCCCGCGGCCTAGGCAGGAGCAGCCTCACGCCCGACCCCGCAGGCCGcgcccagccccaggccgggCCCTCCGCGCTCCCCGCGACACCGCCAGGAGAAGCCGGGGAGgatgaaggaggggaaaaaaagtggggggggaaaagagagggaacGCGGCGGCCACCAGCCCAGCGGCGGCCCCGTCCCGACCGGCCCATAACGCACCCGCAGGCGCCGCCACCCGTTGGTAGGGGAGGTACCTCAGCAACCGCCAACATTTAAAAACGGAGCCGTGCgtcgggggggcggggccgtgcGTCAGGGGGCGGGGCCGTGCGTCGGGGGCGGAGCCATGCGtcagggggcggggggcagccaTGGACTCTACGGGGACTCGCAGGTACGTTTACTGTCGCCCTACGAGAGCCCGCCCGCCTGGGGGACGCCGAACGGCGAGAGGGGACGCGGCTGCGGAACAGGCTCGGAATCAAAGGAAAGCTGCATTGCTCATGCACGTTGGTACTAGTTGGAGTGAGGAGAAACCATGCAGTTACCCTTTGATGGTGATTAAGGACGTGTCTGACCAGATCCTGTGCGGAAAAGCCGGCTCTGCCTGCACCAGAAGGCACCTAATTATTAATATTGCATGGAGTGCAGAGCTGTGGGAAGGTGCAGGGCTAAGGCGGCGTCCATCGCACGCCCAGTGTCAGCCTGAGTTATCACTACTgccattggggaaaaaaataacacacagatcacaacaacacacacaaaaaaatgccaaacaaccacaaaacagaaagaaaaccaaaaaacaacaacaaaaaagaaagcttctcctgatattctctctgtgagaggacttaaatatgaagaaagtaacatatatagaatgttagtttggtgtagaattaacggctacccgacagaaactgagaaggcttttaaacttgaactttcggacaatatagggcagaaattaggGGATAAGGTCAGCAAAAACGCATACAAAAAAAtgccaaacacaaaacaaagaaaacataacaaaaaacaaccaaaaaaagcaaacaaacaaacaaaaccccaaaacaatacaaaaagaaAGTCCCCAAACCAACACATTTTGAGAAGCAAGCCTCAATTTTTATTCATGCTGGGACTCAACCGTTAGCACCTCATGACAAGGAGGggcaagaaaagcagcagcagctgctggaagagctcagAGATCCGTTTTAATTGTAGAGATCGCACCGTGTACATACTCACGTCCAACTAGAAGTCAGCAGGGTTTTACTACTTCCCTTTACTAAAGCtacaaaactaaataaaattcACTACAGTATTTCAAAGTGCTCATGAGGGTGTAATGCACCGCCCCAGAACGGCCCTGGGCTCGTCGCTCAACCTCCCCGATGGGGGTGCAGCCCGAGGTgaagctggtgctgctgctcagcatcctcttcttcctctcgCTGAGCGGTACCTGGTTCTCCCGGGCCTCCTCGTCCCTCACGAGGCGGCAGCAGCGCTGCCAGCGGTTTCTGTTAAGAGGGACAAAAGTTAGTTTTGCAAAATCCATTAACCCAGCTGCCACGAAGCTCTTCTGACAATGTCTGCACAGATCTCTACCTGTTTAAGAGTTTCATTCTCCTGCAGAAGCTCTTGGTTCTTCTCACAGATCTCCTGCGTTTTCTCCAGCTCTTCCTCCTGTTTACATTGATGTAatggaagaaaatacagaaaaagataCATTAACCCCCCCAGGCTTATTCCAACTCGTACAACAATTATCCCCTGCAACCAAGTGAATTGAGCACAATTTTAGCTACACATGGAAACACTCTCCATCCTCCCGCACCTTCCTCACTCTAAAGCCACCGCTCCAAGTGATTGGTATCCCCGATGGCCACATCTCCCCCAAAGCCACGTCCCAACATTCACCTGGAACTTGGCTCGCTCTCGCAGCTTTTTCTCTTGCTCATTCAGTGAATCTTCCATTCTGTGGCCAAATCCTACGATTTGAAATACTTACAAGTATTAAATATATTTGCCTTCTGCTTTAGAGCTGAATCGTGATGACTGTGTTGACGGCTTTAAGACTGCCAGACACAAGCGGGCGAGTCAATTTACAACAACTGCTGAAAGGTGGCAGCCATATGAACTAATGTTATCTTCAAAGCACCGCCCAGATGTTTTTCAGATGCTCACAAGTTAAACAAAGCCTTGCAGCAAAGGCTTTAATGGTTTGTTTCACTCTTTGGAGGGAGGTGCAGGTCGGGGGCTCACCCGCTCTTTCAGCTGGAtcacttccttgtccttctgctgCTTCCATTGCCTGAATTTCTCAGCATCTTCTTTCATTTGACGCATCAGCTGAACCCTCTGGTTTTTCATTTCCTGAAAATTGGAACAGGCTGGCAGAATTGTCCAGTACCTGCAAGgcccagctaaagggccttggacagattatacacaAGTATGTGTTTtgtgagtgtaagaagtgatagcccaggccaatGAGAATGGTGTTGGGTCGGGAAaccgcccccatatgtatgatgtgtgaatgtccttgggcatggcctgtgaatgagtgggaatgtaactgaaacaaacgtaacatgagtgtggtgtattttttaataacatttgttaaaaaaacatcttatgtaacattcCTATTCAGGCTCGTATCTGCAAATCCTATAAAGTGCCCCTGGCTAACAAGgacctcagcctggctcagctctctgctctgcccggctctgcgctcctacCTGAACAAGACCTGTCTGTGTGCACTCTGGCTGCGTCCCGCTGTGTGTTGTTCCAGGCTTCTGCCTGGAAGCTGCTTTGCCTGCCCTGGAGCAAGCCTGAGAACCGCAGGCTGGGCTTAGttcccctgatctcctgggtcagCTTGCAGGTGGTGCGTTCTGCAGATTGCGACAACCTCCCCGACCTGATACTCTGAAAGGCGTCTGGCTGCGATCCTGGAAAAGCCTGAAGCATCCCAGCTGGGaccggatcagctggactgagaaccgggcacGGGCGTACGGAAGATCCGC encodes the following:
- the LOC136106281 gene encoding chromosome-associated kinesin KIF4 isoform X3; the protein is MVREDEKWIPVRVALRCRPLVPKETSEGCQLCLSFVPGEPQVVVGNDKSFTYDYVFDPSVEQEEVFNTAVAPLVRGIFKGYNATVLAYGQTGSGKTYSMGGTYTASQEDEPSVGIIPRVIELLFKEKEQRQDWEFDLKVSYLEIYNEDILDLLCPSRERSCQISIREDPKEGIKIVGLTERNVTSVQDTVSCLEQGNNSRTVAATAMNSQSSRSHAIFTICINQEKKSDKNTSFRCKLHLVDLAGSERQKKTKAEGDRLKEGININRGLLCLGNVISALGDENKKGGFVPYRDSKLTRLLQDSLGGNSHTLMIACVSPADSNLEETLNTLRYADRARKIKNKPVVNLDPQAAELHHLKQQVQQLQVLLLQAHGGTLPVSINSMAPSENLQSLMEKNQSLMEENQKLSQGLSEAAGQTAQMLERIILTEQENEKMNAKLEQLQKHAVCKLDLQKLVETVEDEELKENVEVIRNLLQVLAQWQSETAATVEAAAEMGNPQQDAAADAEMDQDTTRTSDDFTTQHALRQAQMSKELLELNKALTLKEALAKKMAQNDNHLEPIQSQYQTNIKDLELEVSNLQKEKEELLSALHMAKKDINQAKLSERRRKRLQELEAQMSELKKKLNDQSKLLKLKESTERTVSKLNQEIREMKNQRVQLMRQMKEDAEKFRQWKQQKDKEVIQLKERDRKRQYELLKLERDFQKQANVLRRKTEEAAAANKRLKDALQKQREAAERRTETQNRGMEGVAARVKSWLANEVEVLVSTEEARRHLADLLEDRKILAQELHQLKEKKEAGENPPPKLRRRTCCITDLQTSELDLSLSKQIESLETEMGLRSAQIADLQQKLLDADSGDQAKQRWGSIATILEAKCALKYLLGELVSCKVQVSKLESSLQQSKANCSDMQKMVTEEQNRRVEMEAEFQNQCLLQEQQHQEKVLYLLSQLQQKERAEKQLEDSLNEQEKKLRERAKFQEEELEKMQEICEKNQELLQENETLKQKLLLIQVASGQKIRHAQQMSSESPDSSSDYILPKVKPKIGRRTTAKSYGRSTEMHVEELFSDSDIGEEAEDAEWLPVKPGKGAKKVVIGCSCKGYCGNRRCGCRRQKLGCNNSCSCDLVSCRNRDPGVQVLKDITDQEVSLGRPNTSATPVRDEEARENQVPLGKKKKRMLSSKMSFFSGCTPIGDFE
- the LOC136106281 gene encoding chromosome-associated kinesin KIF4 isoform X2: MVREDEKWIPVRVALRCRPLVPKETSEGCQLCLSFVPGEPQVVVGNDKSFTYDYVFDPSVEQEEVFNTAVAPLVRGIFKGYNATVLAYGQTGSGKTYSMGGTYTASQEDEPSVGIIPRVIELLFKEKEQRQDWEFDLKVSYLEIYNEDILDLLCPSRERSCQISIREDPKEGIKIVGLTERNVTSVQDTVSCLEQGNNSRTVAATAMNSQSSRSHAIFTICINQEKKSDKNTSFRCKLHLVDLAGSERQKKTKAEGDRLKEGININRGLLCLGNVISALGDENKKGGFVPYRDSKLTRLLQDSLGGNSHTLMIACVSPADSNLEETLNTLRYADRARKIKNKPVVNLDPQAAELHHLKQQVQQLQVLLLQAHGGTLPVSINMAPSENLQSLMEKNQSLMEENQKLSQGLSEAAGQTAQMLERIILTEQENEKMNAKLEQLQKHAVCKLDLQKLVETVEDEELKENVEVIRNLLQVLAQWQSETAATVEAAAEMGNPQQDAAADAEMDQDTTRTSDDFTTQHALRQAQMSKELLELNKALTLKEALAKKMAQNDNHLEPIQSQYQTNIKDLELEVSNLQKEKEELLSALHMAKKDINQAKLSERRRKRLQELEAQMSELKKKLNDQSKLLKLKESTERTVSKLNQEIREMKNQRVQLMRQMKEDAEKFRQWKQQKDKEVIQLKERDRKRQYELLKLERDFQKQANVLRRKTEEAAAANKRLKDALQKQREAAERRTETQNRGMEGVAARVKSWLANEVEVLVSTEEARRHLADLLEDRKILAQELHQLKEKKEAGENPPPKLRRRTCCITDLQTSELDLSLSKQIESLETEMGLRSAQIADLQQKLLDADSGDQAKQRWGSIATILEAKCALKYLLGELVSCKVQVSKLESSLQQSKANCSDMQKMVTEEQNRRVEMEAEFQNQCLLQEQQHQEKVLYLLSQLQQKERAEKQLEDSLNEQEKKLRERAKFQEEELEKMQEICEKNQELLQENETLKQKLLLIQVASGQKIRHAQQMSSESPDSSSDYILPKVKPKIGRRTTAKSYGRSTEMHVEELFSDSDIGEEAEDAEWLPVKPGKGAKKVVIGCSCKGYCGNRRCGCRRQKLGCNNSCSCDLVSCRNRDPGVQDALLGEDQTKESEGSFKLEYLSELTAGGTFFQPLNITSPSEVLKDITDQEVSLGRPNTSATPVRDEEARENQVPLGKKKKRMLSSKMSFFSGCTPIGDFE